A region of Liolophura sinensis isolate JHLJ2023 chromosome 8, CUHK_Ljap_v2, whole genome shotgun sequence DNA encodes the following proteins:
- the LOC135472327 gene encoding adenosine receptor A2b-like, protein MGLSQENCLNTGQRKPPQTGQPTTRDILLTMCDINSSDIDFSQADKASVESAIKWLHFCKTVHVKRCDLTQLTPPLSNLSLLLSQATYEDCMSPHELTIYCVSVILSVLILAANSVILLVIRLNQKLHTITNIAMVSLAMSDLLTGLTFMYSAIWNLLTMSAGYQFDFYKIQYYISMRSNYYLVLMFDGPGLLFTCLLSSVLSLVTIATERYVAIFYPYKYPHLLTKQRMFFVVGVVWVISLTVGILPLCGWNNYSGGYMLVDVMSYDYLVLWSTICFLSAFVILCIYIRIFFVARKHTRQIEAGIGTISATFSTSHSGNSPADSRGDSVTRQIATTINAVNVRPRHSSIKAVKTIAIILGSFYICWIPFLIYLLVVRHLEDNVIIFCLAVVTEFNSLFNPLVYGLRNKDMRTGIAALLTCSHCVKR, encoded by the exons ATGGGGCTTTCACAGGAAAACTGTTTGAACACTGGGCAACGCAAACCCCCTCAGACAGGTCAGCCCACCACTAGG GACATCCTCCTAACCATGTGTGACATAAACTCCAGTGATATAGACTTCAGCCAGGCCGACAAGGCCTCAGTAGAATCTGCTATTAAATGGCTACACTTCTGCAAGACAGTGCACGTGAagaggtgtgacctgacccaacTGACACCGCCCCTGTCTAACCTGTCCTTACTGCTGAGCCAGGCCACATACGAGGACTGTATGTCGCCGCATGAGCTCACCATCTACTGTGTGTCTGTCATTCTCAGTGTGCTTATCCTGGCTGCTAACTCTGTCATCTTACTGGTGATCCGACTTAACCAGAAGCTCCATACCATCACAAACATCGCCATGGTCAGCCTCGCCATGTCCGACCTCCTCACAGGCCTCACCTTCATGTACTCCGCTATCTGGAATCTCCTTACCATGTCGGCTGGGTATCAGTTTGACTTCTACAAGATCCAGTACTACATCAGCATGCGTAGTAACTACTATCTCGTCCTCATGTTTGACGGACCAGGACTACTTTTTACCTGCCTGTTGTCCTCTGTGCTCAGTCTTGTTACCATAGCAACTGAAAGGTACGTGGCAATATTCTATCCTTACAAGTACCCACATCTTTTGACCAAACAGAGGATGTTTTTTGTGGTGGGTGTTGTCTGGGTTATCTCCCTAACAGTAGGCATTCTCCCTCTATGTGGCTGGAACAACTACAGTGGAGGTTACATGCTCGTGGATGTCATGTCTTATGATTACTTGGTCCTCTGGAGCACTATCTGTTTCCTCAGTGCTTTTGTCATCTTGTGCATTTATATTCGCATCTTCTTCGTCGCCCGGAAACACACACGTCAAATTGAGGCTGGCATTGGTACGATAAGTGCCACGTTTAGCACCAGCCACAGTGGGAACTCTCCAGCTGACAGCAGGGGGGATTCCGTCACAAGGCAGATTGCCACGACGATTAATGCCGTCAATGTGCGCCCACGCCACTCGTCCATCAAAGCTGTGAAAACCATCGCTATAATCCTGGGAAGTTTCTACATCTGCTGGATTCCGTTCCTCATCTACCTGTTGGTTGTACGTCACCTGGAGGACAATGTCATCATTTTCTGCTTGGCCGTAGTGACAGAGTTTAACTCACTGTTCAATCCTTTGGTTTATGGACTTAGAAACAAAGACATGAGGACAGGTATTGCAGCACTGCTAACCTGCTCCCATTGTGTCAAGAGATGA